The Gemmatimonadota bacterium DNA segment ACGGATGCAGCCGAAACGTTGCGGTCATTCGGCGCGAACGTGGATCTGCATGCCGCGTGCCTGCTGGATGATGTCGCCGCCATCCGGGCGATACTGGCGGAAGATCCAGGCGCAGCATCCCGTCCGGCATTGGGAGGAGAGCCACCCCTTCACGTAGCGGTGTCTGCGGAGACGGCCGAGGTTCTGCTGGACCACGGTGCGCGGCTGGACACGACCGATAGCGAAGACAACACGCCGCTGGGTGCGGCGCTGGCCCGCGGTGAACGTTGTCGCAGGTTGGCAGAATTCCTGATCGACCGGGGCGCGCCGGCGGATCCCTGCCAGCTCGCCGCCCTGGGAAGGACAGACCAGCTCGGGCGGCTTTGCCGGGCCGATGCAGGCACGTCGGCGTACGAAGGGAAGATCGGGGTTCATGCCGTGGTGGGGACGCCCTTGCACGCCGCGGTGCAGCATGTACGGGCGGAAACGGTCAGGATTCTGCTTGACTGCGGCGCGGATGCGAACGCCCGGGCGGACTCCGGGCAGACGCCCCTGCATTTATGCGGAGATGCCGGGATCGCGAAGATGCTCGTCGATGCCGGCGCCGATCCGGGTGCCACAGACGATGAACACGGCACGACGCCACTGGTATGGGCGGAAGTGGGGATTGAAATCCACGGCACGACGCCGGAGCGCGTGGCCCTGGTAACGTACCTGAAGGATATTACGCCGGCACGGAAGGACTAGCGGCTTCGAACATGGAGACGATGCGTTCCTTGTCGGGGCGCTTCATCCGGCGGGCGATCCCAAGAGGCGACTTGCCCAGTCTATCTTCAAGGGTCGGATCCGCGCCGTGGGCCAACAACAGTGCCACCGATCTCACCATGTCCGCCCGTGGACCCGCCTTCAGCGCGTAAAACAGGGGGGTCTCGCCCTTTTCGCTCCGCCCGTCGACCGGGGCGCCGTTGTCCAGCAGCACCTCCATTGCTTCGGTAAACCCGGCCTTGGCGGCAAAGTGCAGGGCGCCGGCCCCGCGCAATACCGTGTCGATCCGGGCCCCTTTGTCCAGCAGGGCCTGCACGTACCAGGGATCGTCCCGCTGGCTGTTGTTCCCCGTACAGGCCGTCCAGATCCAATTACCTTCGGGATAGTTGACGTCGGCGCCGCTGGCGATAAGCAGGGCCGACTCTTCTTCGTCGAGTACCCATCTGCCGCAGCCGATCCGGGTGGCGTCCGCGCCATGTTCCAGCACCAGCCGAAGCAGTTCGGTCCGCCGTCGGCCGGCGGCGTAACTGACCAGGGCCGTGCTGTTTACGCCGACCCTGGCGCCGCGGTCGAACAGCATGCTCGCGACTTCTATGTGTCCGCCGTACACCGCGTGATGCAGCGGGGTAACGGGTAGCAGGTCGCAGGCGGGGTCGTGGGCATTGACCAGTCCGGGCGCTGCATCCAGCAGTTCGCCAACCCGGTCCAGGTCACCTAGAAAACTGGCGCTGAAGACATCATACACCGCACCCCGCTCCAGCAGGAACGCGGCCGTTTCGTCCTTCTTCTTGCTAAGCGCGGCACAGTGGGCGGTCATCATGATGTCGCTCGAATCGGCAAACGGTATGTTCACGTCCACCCCCCGGTCGAGCAGCACGGCCGCTACCTTTGTGTGGCCCCGCAACGCTGCCTCTCCAAGCAGGATTGCGCTGTGACGGGGGTCGTCCAGCACTGAAGCGTCCTCGTCCAGGAATCGCTCAAGGCCTTCCAACTGGCCCCTGGCCGCCATTCTCGCCGGTACTCGCCATCGTTTCTCCCGGTGACATCTCATTTCCCACCCGTGCCGGGCGGGTTCCCGCTCGTTGACGAGGCCGTGGGCAAGGGGCCGGAGCACGTGCAGTACTTCGGCAACGAGCGTTTCGTCACCAATGTGATCCCGCAGCGAAGCGGCCATGTGCGTGAGCCACCGGTCGGCGGATGCACGGGTGATGTGAATGTGACCGTGCCGGTTTTTCAGACCGCCGTAGGCGTGGTGCCGCGTGTAGCCCGGTTCGCCGCCCATCCACTCCACCATGAACGCCTTCTGCTTCATGCGTTCGGGCGCCAGCGTACGGGTGAACATGGGCCGTAGCTCGGCGTCCTTTTCGATACGGTCATACAGGCCGTCAATGATGCCCGCGACCACGGATCGGCCGCCGACGCGCTCAAAGAGGGTCGGATCGGGTCTCAAGGTTGAAGCGAGCCCGCCCCGGTGGGCCAGCAGGTCCTGGATCCGGGACGAATCGGTGGATGCTGGAGATGAAGTAGATGAAGGAGACGCTGGTGATGGCGTCATTGCACCATCCTCGAATTATGGAGTCTGGCCGTAATGACCTGGAGGTTCCTGCGCGGCTGGGATGCTGGGTTTGTAGCAAAGTAGCCGCCGCCGGGCGTTCCAATCAAGGGGTTTCATCGCCTTTCCACCCGTAATTGCGCGTTGACGAAAGCACGATGGCGTATTATATAGAAACGGGCGCATCCACGGATCGGTGACGGTTTGTGGTATGCGCTTTATCCTTTTGGATGCCTTTTCCAGGGATCCCCCGATGGAAACCACGCACTCGACCATAGAGCGTAAATTCGAGTCGGCCCTCGCGTCCTTCGTAAGCAAGGCGCGGGAGGACCGGCACGTGCTGGCGGCGATTCTCTTCGGCAGCCTCTCCGCCGACCGGGTATGGGAGAAATCCGATATCGATCTGATCGTCGTCACCCGGGACGACAAGGACCTGTTTCGCCGGGAAGGCGGGGATGACGACGAGGTGTCCGAAGGCGCCGCGCTCCTGGAGAACGACGTATACATCCACGTGTTCATGCAGCCTCGCTCCGCGTTCAGGAAGATGATCGAAGGCGGACTGCAGAGCTCGTTCATGCACTCGGCCCTCGCCCGCAGCCGTCTGCTCTTCACCCACGACGAGACGATCCGGGAACTGTACGACGGCATTCAGGCGTTGCACGCGAAAGACCGCCAGGTCCAGCTCATGCACGCGGCATCGCACGTGTTACCCACGCTGTACAAGGCAGAGAAATGGTTTCACGTCCGGCACGATCTCCACTACGCGTTTCTCTATATCATGTGGTGCGTGAGCAGTCTCGCAAAAATCGAGGTTTTCATGCACGGCCAGCTTGCCGGACGCGAAGTCATCCAGCAGGCGCTGGAACTCAATCCGGAGTTTTTCAGGAAGGTGTATACGAACCTGATCGACCAGCCGAAGACCGAGGCGCTGGTGGGTGAAGCGCTAGGACTGATCGATTCCTATCTCGAGGAACGCCTGCCGGACCTGTTCCAGCCCATTCTCGACTACCTCGCAGAAGAAGGATCGGCCAGGTCGGTCACGGAAATCGAGACCTGGTTCGATAACCAGATGAATCTAAGGGGCGTTACCACCGTGTGTGAATGGCTCGCGGACAAGGACATCATATCCCGGGTATCCAGCCCGCTGCGGCTCACATTGAAAAGCAACGTGGAGTACGAGGAACTCGGATTCTACTACTACCGCGGGTGATTCCACAACTGCCGTGGGCGATTTTTCGGTTACCGTGGGAGTATCCGCTCAGTGATTCAGGAGCATGGCATGTCCGAAATCCCGGTCCGGCCCCGTACATCCGCCGATCCCGCATCGGCCGGTCCAACAACAGTCGGTCCACAAGCCAACACAAGCGGCGACGGGGCCGGTCCTCGCACAACGATCCTGGTTCAGGGCGCCCGGGAGCATAACCTCAGGGACATTACGGTAGAACTGCCGCGCAACCGGTTGATCGTGGTAACCGGACTTTCCGGCTCGGGGAAATCGTCCCTGGCCTTCGATACGATCTACGCGGAAGGCCAGCGGCGCTACATGGAGTCGCTTTCCTCCTACGCCCGCCGGTTCATCCAGCAGGTGGGCAAGCCGGACGTGGACTATCTCTTCGGCCTTTCTCCCGTCATCTCCATCGAGCAGAAGACCGTCGCGCGCAATCCACGCTCCACCGTGGGCACCATGACCGATGTCAGCAGTTACCTGAACCTGCTGTTCGCCACGATCAGCAGCGCCCGCTGTCCCTATTGCGGCCACGATCTACCAATCAAGACCGCGGTGCAGATTCTCGATGAGCTGCTGTCACTGCCCGAAGGCACCGAAGTGGAACTGCGCGCGCCGGTTTCCCGGATCTATGGCGAGGACCTCGACTTTCTCTTCACGGAGATCCGAAAGAAGGGGTACCGCCGCATGGTGATCAACGAAACGCCCGTGGACATCAGCGGCGAGGTCGATGTGGACGAATCCGGTGACCTGCGCATGGAGGTGATCGTAGACCGGTTCGTCCTGAAACCCGGCGTGGAGAAACAGCTGGTCAAGGGGATACAGGACGCCCTGATCGCCGGGGATCAGTTCCTCAGGATCCACGTGGCGGCCTGCGGCAGCAAATCCGCCGCCGATCGATTCTACGCGTCCTTCGGCTGCCCGGAACACCATCTCGCGGTGGGCGACCTGGCGCCGGACTACTTCCAGTTCAACAATCCGTCCAGCGCGTGCCGGACCTGTCTCGGACTGGGCACGTACATGGTCGTGCACCGGGATCTGCTGGTGCCGGACAAATCGCTGAGCATCCGGGACGGTTGCTTCGTCAAGGACGCCTTCAACTACAACCCGGATACCTGGTCCGGTCGGGTCATGTACAGCCTATCGGTGTACATGGGATTCAGCCTCGATACACCCTTCCGTGCATTACCACCACCTGTCCAGGACGTGCTGTTCGACGGCACGCCGGACAAGTTTCCCCTGCTGGCGCCGCCCGACGCGAAGGAACCCGATCACAAGCTGCTCGGTAAGCCATGGGGATTCGGCGGCATCGGCAAGGGGATCGAGCGGAACTACAAGCGGTACCGGCAGAAGCAGGTGGCCAGTTCAGGTATGGAGGCCTGGCTCGAAAAGGTCATGGTGGAGCGGGTGTGTCCCGACTGCGAGGGATCCCGGCTCAAGGAGACACGGCACAGGTTCCGGATCAACGGCCGCACGGTCCACGATTTCGGGGAGATCAACTTCGACGAGCTTCGCGCCGAGTTGGATGACATCGAACCCGCGGGACGCCAGGAATTGGCCGGCCGGCAGGTGATCCGGGAGATTACCGGCCGGCTCGACCTGCTGTTGGGCATCGGCCTGGACTACCTCAACTTCAACCGCCGCGCCGGCACCCTTTCGGGCGGCGAAGCGCAGCGCATCCGGCTCTCCACGCAGATCGGATCGGGCCTCATGGGCATGCTGTACGTGCTGGACGAACCGAGCATTGGGCTGCATCCCCGCGACAACGTGAAGATGATCCGCACGCTCAGGCAACTGCGCGATCTCGGCAATACGGTCATCGTGGTGGAGCACGACGAGGAGACCATCCGGGCGGCCGACCACATCGTGGAAATGGGGCCGGGACCGGGCGTGCACGGTGGAGAGGTCGTGGTGCAGGGCGATCTCGACGATATCCTGCACTGTGCCGGGTCGCCTACCGGCCAGTATCTATCGGGTGCGCGGACCATCGAGACCCCGCACGTACGGCGCGGCCCGACCGGAAAGACGCTGCGCATCCTGGGCGCGCGGGAGAACAACCTCAACGACATCGACGTCGAGATCCCCCTTGGACAGTTCGTCTGCGTGACCGGTGCATCCGGATCCGGGAAGAGTACACTGATCAACGAAGTGTTATACAAAAAGCTGTACAACCAGCTGTACGACAGCCGGGTGCTCGCGGGAGACCACGACCGGCTCGAAGGCGTCGAGCACATCAAGCACGTCATCAACATAGACCAGTCGCCCATCGGCCGGAACGCCCGTTCGAACCCGGCCACCTACATCGGGTTCTACGACCAGATCAGAACGCTCTTCTCGAAGACCGACGAGGCGGTATCGCGTGGCTACCGGCCAGGTCGGTTCAGCTTCAACGTGGCCGAGGGACGCTGTGCCGAATGTAATGGGGAGGGTACGATCACTACCCAGCTCTACTTCATGCCGGACGTGGAGGTGCCGTGCGAAGCCTGCAAGGGGGCCAGGTACAACCCGGAGACGCTGGAAGTGACCTATCGGGGGAAGACCATCGCCGACGTGCTGAACATGTCCGTCGAAGAGGGGGTCACCTTCTTCGAGGAAAGGCCCACCATCGCAAAGAAGATCGGGACACTCGACCAGTTGGGTCTGGGCTACCTCACACTGGGCCAGTCCGCCACCACCCTCTCCGGGGGCGAGGCCCAGCGCATCAAGCTGGCGAGCGAACTGGGAAAGCTGCGCCGGGGCAGCCATATCCTGTACATCCTGGACGAGCCCACCACCGGGCTGCACCTGGCCGACATCGTCCACCTGCTGTCCAGCCTGAACCGGCTGATCGAAGCCGGTCACAGCGTCGTGGTGATCGAACACCATCTCGACGTGATCAAAACGGCCGACCACATCATCGACCTGGGTCCCGAAGGCGGCCACAGCGGCGGGGAAGTCATTGCCACCGGCACGCCCGAGGAAGTGGCGGGGGTCGACGCGTCCTACACCGGCCGGTTTCTCCGAGACCATTTGAGCCATGTCCAACGCGCTACCGCATAGCAACGCCGGCGGGGCAGCATCCGCGCCCGGCGGTGCGGCATCCGCGCCCGGCGGTGCGGCATCCGCGCCCGGCAGGACAGCATCCGCTCCCGCCAGGGAAACCGCTGCGGAAGACGTGGGATACCTGCTTCACGTCTTCCATCGGGCGGAGCACGGCCGGGACGTGATCTGCGGGGTCGGGAAACTAAAGAACGGCCAGACCTTCCAGTTCATGGACGACCGGGTCTCGCCCACGCTCTACGTCCGGGTCTCGGAACAACCGGAGGCCGACGCCCTGATCCGTTCCGAAGGGGTTTCTGCCCGGGTGGTGCCAGCGGAATACACCACGATGGACGGCGAGCCCGTTGCGGGCATCGAGTTTGAGCGCGTGCGCGACCAGCGCAACCTGGTCAAAAGCCTGGAGGCCCAGCAGACCCGGACCTACGAAGGCGATATCCCCTTCGGCAGGCAATACCTGATCGGACGAGGACTTCGGGGCGGGGTGAGGATCAGCGGCGCCTGGACCGCTGGCGACCGGGTCGACCGGGTCTATGCCAACCCCGAACTAAAACCGGAGTACTGGGAACCCGTCTTCAGCGTGCTGGCCCTGGATATCGAAACGGATCCCGATGCGACCACCATCTATGCCGTGGGCCTGGTCCTGTCGGAATCAGGCGGCGGCATCGACTCCGAAGAAATACACATGGTCGGTGAGCCGGCCGCAGGGGACCCCCCGCACCTGGTCTGCTGGCCCGACGAGGCGTCGATGCTGCGCGCCCTGTCGTCCCGCATGCTCGAAATGGATCCCGACCTGATTACGGGATGGAACCTGGTCGACTTCGACCTGCAAGTCCTGCAGCGACGCTTCAGGGACCTGAACGTGCCGTTTCAACTCGGGCGGACCGATGACACGTCCTGGTACCGGTCCGGGGAGGTCTGGGGCGGCAGCACCATGGTGATCCACGGCCGGCAGATCCTGGACGCCCTGCACCTGCTTCGCGGCACGTTGCAGCGGTTCGAGGACTACCGCCTGGACACCGTGGCCAACGCCATCCTGGGCAGGGGCAAGCTGCTGGAGGAGGATGGGGGAAGTTCCCGGGCGGAAAAGATCACGGAGGTCTATCGCGAGGACCGGGCGACCTTCTGCGCCTACTGTCTCGAGGACGCGAGGCTGGTACTCGACATCCTGGAGGCGGAAGGACTGATCAACCTGACCCTGCGCAGAGGCCTGCTGACAGGCCTGCCGCTGGAAAGGGCGTGGGTCAGCGTTGCCGCCTTCGACAACATCTACATCAACGCCCTGCACCAACGGGGCATGGTGGCGCCGACGACCGGCGTGGACCGCACCCCGGGCGCCGGCGCGCCAGGCGGATTGATCATACCCGCGAAAGCCGGGCTCTACCGAAATGTCTTCGTCTTCGACTTCAAAAGCCTTTACCCGTCCATCATCCGCACCTTCAACATCGATCCACTGGCACATATCGAGGCCCAGGATTCGGCATCGGACGAGACGGGCGCGGTTCCCGGCCGCGTGTCCGACGGCGACCGGAAAGGGGAATTCCTCGAGGCCCCCAACGGCGGGCGGTTTTCCCGCACCCCGGGCATTCTGCCTTCCATGCTGGAACAGTTTTTCAAGCGCCGGGAGGAGGCCAGGACCACCGGGGACGAACTTGCCTCCTTTACCTACAAGATCGTCATGAATTCCTTCTACGGCGTCCTGGCATCCGCTTCCTGCCGCTTCGCCGCACCTCAACTGGCCGGTGCGATCACGGAATTCGGACACTACATCCTGAAGTGGTGCCGGGATGAGTTGGAGAAAGACGGTTACAAAGTGCTTTACGGGGACACGGATTCGGTGTTCGTTGATCTCGACCCGGTGGAAAGGCCGGAATCGGGTCAGGCCATGGATATGGGTCGGAAAGTATGCGACCGGATCAATGCCCGGTTAGCCGCGCACGTGAGGGAACGGTACGGCGTGGCGTCTTTCCTCGAACTGGAACTCGAGAAGTGCTACCACCGGTTCCTGCTGCCTTCCATGCGGAGTGACGTCGAGCGCGGCAGGGCCAAGGGTTACGCGGGCCTGCGTCGCGGGACCGATGGCGACCGCGTGGAAATCGTGGGCATGGAAGCCGTGCGGCGGGACTGGACCGACCTGGCTCACCGGCTGCAGGGCGTGCTGCTCGACCGGGTGTTTCACGACGTGCCCGGCGCCGAGATCGAAGAAGAAATCTACCACTGGGTCCAGGAGGTCCGCACCGGTCGCCGGGACGAATTGCTCGTCTACCGGAAGAACTTGCGCAAGCCCGTCGAATCCTATACCCGTTCGGTGCCTCCTCACGTCAAGGCAGCCCGGCTCATGGAAAACCCGACGGGTGTCATCCGGTACGTGATCACGCTCGACGGGCCCCAACCGGAGGGCCGGATCACGGCCCCCATAGACTACGGGCACTACATCGAGAAACAGATCCGGCCCATCGTTACGACCGTCGCCCACGCGTACGAACTGGATGTGGAGGCCGCCCTGTCCGGCCGGCTCAGTCTCTTCGGAAACGCCCTGAACGCCCCGCAGTTCCAGTCGGGATCGTCTGAGGTCCCGCCCTAGGCCGAATTCATGGAAAGGATGGATCGTGCAACGGTATAAATCGGTTGAAGATTACCTGGATGGCCACGTGGAATGGCGGCCCCTGC contains these protein-coding regions:
- a CDS encoding nucleotidyltransferase domain-containing protein, with the translated sequence METTHSTIERKFESALASFVSKAREDRHVLAAILFGSLSADRVWEKSDIDLIVVTRDDKDLFRREGGDDDEVSEGAALLENDVYIHVFMQPRSAFRKMIEGGLQSSFMHSALARSRLLFTHDETIRELYDGIQALHAKDRQVQLMHAASHVLPTLYKAEKWFHVRHDLHYAFLYIMWCVSSLAKIEVFMHGQLAGREVIQQALELNPEFFRKVYTNLIDQPKTEALVGEALGLIDSYLEERLPDLFQPILDYLAEEGSARSVTEIETWFDNQMNLRGVTTVCEWLADKDIISRVSSPLRLTLKSNVEYEELGFYYYRG
- a CDS encoding DNA polymerase II translates to MSNALPHSNAGGAASAPGGAASAPGGAASAPGRTASAPARETAAEDVGYLLHVFHRAEHGRDVICGVGKLKNGQTFQFMDDRVSPTLYVRVSEQPEADALIRSEGVSARVVPAEYTTMDGEPVAGIEFERVRDQRNLVKSLEAQQTRTYEGDIPFGRQYLIGRGLRGGVRISGAWTAGDRVDRVYANPELKPEYWEPVFSVLALDIETDPDATTIYAVGLVLSESGGGIDSEEIHMVGEPAAGDPPHLVCWPDEASMLRALSSRMLEMDPDLITGWNLVDFDLQVLQRRFRDLNVPFQLGRTDDTSWYRSGEVWGGSTMVIHGRQILDALHLLRGTLQRFEDYRLDTVANAILGRGKLLEEDGGSSRAEKITEVYREDRATFCAYCLEDARLVLDILEAEGLINLTLRRGLLTGLPLERAWVSVAAFDNIYINALHQRGMVAPTTGVDRTPGAGAPGGLIIPAKAGLYRNVFVFDFKSLYPSIIRTFNIDPLAHIEAQDSASDETGAVPGRVSDGDRKGEFLEAPNGGRFSRTPGILPSMLEQFFKRREEARTTGDELASFTYKIVMNSFYGVLASASCRFAAPQLAGAITEFGHYILKWCRDELEKDGYKVLYGDTDSVFVDLDPVERPESGQAMDMGRKVCDRINARLAAHVRERYGVASFLELELEKCYHRFLLPSMRSDVERGRAKGYAGLRRGTDGDRVEIVGMEAVRRDWTDLAHRLQGVLLDRVFHDVPGAEIEEEIYHWVQEVRTGRRDELLVYRKNLRKPVESYTRSVPPHVKAARLMENPTGVIRYVITLDGPQPEGRITAPIDYGHYIEKQIRPIVTTVAHAYELDVEAALSGRLSLFGNALNAPQFQSGSSEVPP
- a CDS encoding ankyrin repeat domain-containing protein; translated protein: MTPSPASPSSTSSPASTDSSRIQDLLAHRGGLASTLRPDPTLFERVGGRSVVAGIIDGLYDRIEKDAELRPMFTRTLAPERMKQKAFMVEWMGGEPGYTRHHAYGGLKNRHGHIHITRASADRWLTHMAASLRDHIGDETLVAEVLHVLRPLAHGLVNEREPARHGWEMRCHREKRWRVPARMAARGQLEGLERFLDEDASVLDDPRHSAILLGEAALRGHTKVAAVLLDRGVDVNIPFADSSDIMMTAHCAALSKKKDETAAFLLERGAVYDVFSASFLGDLDRVGELLDAAPGLVNAHDPACDLLPVTPLHHAVYGGHIEVASMLFDRGARVGVNSTALVSYAAGRRRTELLRLVLEHGADATRIGCGRWVLDEEESALLIASGADVNYPEGNWIWTACTGNNSQRDDPWYVQALLDKGARIDTVLRGAGALHFAAKAGFTEAMEVLLDNGAPVDGRSEKGETPLFYALKAGPRADMVRSVALLLAHGADPTLEDRLGKSPLGIARRMKRPDKERIVSMFEAASPSVPA
- the uvrA gene encoding excinuclease ABC subunit UvrA encodes the protein MSEIPVRPRTSADPASAGPTTVGPQANTSGDGAGPRTTILVQGAREHNLRDITVELPRNRLIVVTGLSGSGKSSLAFDTIYAEGQRRYMESLSSYARRFIQQVGKPDVDYLFGLSPVISIEQKTVARNPRSTVGTMTDVSSYLNLLFATISSARCPYCGHDLPIKTAVQILDELLSLPEGTEVELRAPVSRIYGEDLDFLFTEIRKKGYRRMVINETPVDISGEVDVDESGDLRMEVIVDRFVLKPGVEKQLVKGIQDALIAGDQFLRIHVAACGSKSAADRFYASFGCPEHHLAVGDLAPDYFQFNNPSSACRTCLGLGTYMVVHRDLLVPDKSLSIRDGCFVKDAFNYNPDTWSGRVMYSLSVYMGFSLDTPFRALPPPVQDVLFDGTPDKFPLLAPPDAKEPDHKLLGKPWGFGGIGKGIERNYKRYRQKQVASSGMEAWLEKVMVERVCPDCEGSRLKETRHRFRINGRTVHDFGEINFDELRAELDDIEPAGRQELAGRQVIREITGRLDLLLGIGLDYLNFNRRAGTLSGGEAQRIRLSTQIGSGLMGMLYVLDEPSIGLHPRDNVKMIRTLRQLRDLGNTVIVVEHDEETIRAADHIVEMGPGPGVHGGEVVVQGDLDDILHCAGSPTGQYLSGARTIETPHVRRGPTGKTLRILGARENNLNDIDVEIPLGQFVCVTGASGSGKSTLINEVLYKKLYNQLYDSRVLAGDHDRLEGVEHIKHVINIDQSPIGRNARSNPATYIGFYDQIRTLFSKTDEAVSRGYRPGRFSFNVAEGRCAECNGEGTITTQLYFMPDVEVPCEACKGARYNPETLEVTYRGKTIADVLNMSVEEGVTFFEERPTIAKKIGTLDQLGLGYLTLGQSATTLSGGEAQRIKLASELGKLRRGSHILYILDEPTTGLHLADIVHLLSSLNRLIEAGHSVVVIEHHLDVIKTADHIIDLGPEGGHSGGEVIATGTPEEVAGVDASYTGRFLRDHLSHVQRATA
- a CDS encoding ankyrin repeat domain-containing protein is translated as MKRLRTAIWQMDPAGVEAALSQVPGIVNDAMDHPRWGGRPTPIQLAAERGDTKVIEILLRNGADPNGGTDTYGGWTALHLAAHWGHTDAAETLRSFGANVDLHAACLLDDVAAIRAILAEDPGAASRPALGGEPPLHVAVSAETAEVLLDHGARLDTTDSEDNTPLGAALARGERCRRLAEFLIDRGAPADPCQLAALGRTDQLGRLCRADAGTSAYEGKIGVHAVVGTPLHAAVQHVRAETVRILLDCGADANARADSGQTPLHLCGDAGIAKMLVDAGADPGATDDEHGTTPLVWAEVGIEIHGTTPERVALVTYLKDITPARKD